A single region of the Plantactinospora soyae genome encodes:
- a CDS encoding serine/threonine-protein kinase — MDSQQVLGGRYRLEDQLGQGGMAVVWRARDEVLGRSVAVKLLAGPHAQDPSSRRRIRHEARAAALLSHPNIAQVYDYGESVDGLTCVPYVVMELVSGSTLEQRLAAGPLPPKVAFRICAEVAAALAAAHDQGLVHRDIKPGNVMVTSAGAKVVDFGIAAAVGRNDGDEWGDELLGTPGYLAPERISGDAVEPASDVYGVGVLLYRLLAGGAPWSAETVTGMLRAHVYVEPAPLPSLPDVPAKVSDLCRRCLRKDPAQRPTAREVAAVLARAAGVRIVDDELSHSVAPAVVDGEPSIVLVSRPANGAGRPARRHSLTLAGAVATVAVVGTLVWLADPTGSGQNRWPGAGRPGQSGQPVVDASTPGTAPGAPTAPVGGGTPVVGVPPARSGSPGSDAGTVQSGQPDPTSDGGTPAPTTGTPPASPEEPPVDERTLSSEGGSVRATCTPDGDARLLSWAATRPYKVEQVDAGPATAATAAFRHGNRVVQMTITCTDGVPSTENTVSE, encoded by the coding sequence GTGGACTCCCAGCAGGTGCTCGGCGGTCGCTACCGGCTGGAGGACCAGCTCGGTCAGGGCGGCATGGCGGTGGTGTGGCGGGCCCGCGACGAGGTGCTGGGACGTTCCGTCGCGGTCAAGCTACTGGCCGGTCCGCACGCCCAGGACCCGTCGTCTAGGCGGCGGATCCGTCACGAGGCCCGGGCCGCCGCCCTGCTCTCGCACCCCAACATCGCCCAGGTGTACGACTACGGCGAGTCCGTCGACGGCCTGACCTGCGTCCCGTACGTCGTGATGGAACTCGTCTCGGGAAGCACCCTGGAGCAGCGTCTCGCCGCCGGGCCGCTGCCGCCGAAGGTCGCCTTCCGGATCTGTGCCGAGGTGGCCGCGGCGCTGGCCGCCGCCCACGACCAGGGCCTCGTGCACCGGGACATCAAGCCTGGCAACGTGATGGTGACCTCGGCCGGAGCGAAGGTCGTCGACTTCGGTATCGCCGCGGCGGTGGGCCGTAACGACGGGGACGAGTGGGGTGACGAGTTACTGGGCACTCCGGGCTATCTGGCTCCGGAGCGGATCAGCGGCGACGCGGTCGAACCGGCCTCCGACGTGTACGGCGTGGGCGTACTCCTCTACCGGCTGCTGGCCGGTGGTGCCCCGTGGAGCGCGGAGACCGTGACCGGGATGCTCAGGGCGCACGTGTACGTCGAGCCTGCACCGCTGCCGTCGCTGCCCGACGTTCCGGCCAAGGTCAGCGACCTGTGCCGGCGGTGTCTACGGAAGGATCCGGCGCAGCGACCGACCGCCCGGGAGGTGGCCGCCGTCCTCGCCCGGGCTGCCGGGGTGCGGATCGTCGACGACGAACTCTCCCACTCGGTGGCCCCGGCGGTGGTCGACGGCGAACCGTCGATCGTGCTGGTGTCCCGGCCGGCGAACGGGGCCGGTCGGCCGGCGCGGCGGCACTCGCTCACCCTGGCCGGCGCTGTGGCGACGGTAGCCGTGGTCGGCACGCTGGTCTGGCTCGCCGACCCGACCGGCTCGGGGCAGAATCGGTGGCCCGGAGCGGGGCGACCGGGTCAGAGCGGGCAGCCCGTTGTCGACGCCAGTACGCCCGGAACAGCCCCCGGTGCACCGACGGCTCCCGTCGGCGGCGGCACCCCGGTCGTCGGCGTACCGCCGGCCCGCTCGGGCTCGCCCGGTTCCGATGCCGGCACGGTGCAGTCCGGCCAACCCGATCCGACCTCGGACGGCGGCACACCGGCGCCGACGACCGGGACCCCACCGGCCTCTCCCGAGGAGCCTCCGGTGGACGAGCGGACCCTGTCGTCGGAAGGCGGCTCGGTCCGGGCGACCTGCACCCCGGACGGGGACGCGCGGCTGCTGTCCTGGGCGGCGACCCGGCCGTACAAGGTGGAGCAGGTCGACGCCGGCCCGGCGACAGCGGCCACCGCCGCGTTCCGGCACGGGAACCGGGTCGTGCAGATGACCATCACCTGCACCGACGGCGTGCCCTCGACGGAGAACACCGTCTCCGAATGA
- a CDS encoding GNAT family N-acetyltransferase — protein MADGTTGAAELDRGIALVPPGSTEARHLLRCYFDEIVSRYDGRPVSPERIDTLLRDNPADDLAPPHGWFLVARLDAVAVGCAGLRLLPAYGAEVHRVFVAPAARGHGIASRLLRRLEGLARAHGVTRLRLTTRHDLVEARRLYARHGYRETPAYNEDPYVDHWFAKELR, from the coding sequence ATGGCCGACGGTACGACCGGCGCAGCTGAGCTAGACCGGGGCATCGCCCTGGTGCCACCGGGGTCGACGGAGGCCCGCCACCTGCTCCGGTGTTACTTCGACGAGATAGTCAGCCGCTACGACGGGCGGCCGGTGTCACCGGAGCGAATCGACACGCTGCTGCGGGACAACCCGGCCGACGACCTGGCGCCGCCACACGGCTGGTTCCTGGTGGCCCGGCTGGATGCCGTGGCGGTCGGCTGCGCCGGTCTACGGCTGCTACCGGCGTACGGCGCCGAGGTGCACCGGGTCTTCGTCGCGCCCGCAGCACGCGGTCACGGGATCGCCTCCCGCCTGCTGCGCCGCCTGGAGGGGCTGGCCCGCGCGCACGGAGTCACCCGACTGCGGCTGACTACCCGGCACGACCTCGTCGAGGCCCGCCGGCTCTACGCCCGACACGGTTATCGGGAGACACCGGCGTACAACGAAGACCCCTATGTCGACCACTGGTTCGCCAAGGAGCTGCGCTGA